In Pedobacter heparinus DSM 2366, the following are encoded in one genomic region:
- a CDS encoding efflux RND transporter permease subunit, with the protein MFKKFIERPVLSTVISIIIVILGILGLITLPVSQYPEIAPPTVQVSASYQGANADVVMSSVVVPLEEQINGVEDMTYMTSSAGNDGTATITVNFKLGTNPDLAAVNVQNRVARATSLLPAEVTRAGVITAKKQASNVLIFAIYSDSASYDQKFLQNYANINLIPQIKRINGVGDATAFGLMDYSMRIWLKPEVMATYGLVPNDISVVLAEQNIEAAPGQFGEQGDQSFQYTLKYSGRLKNETEFSNIIVRTAQNGQVLRLKDIARIELGAQSYSSSVKFNGKPALGIAINQTAGSNAKEVIEGAIKVLDESSVNFPKGVHYTALINVNDFLDASIEKVIHTLIEAFILVFLVVFIFLQDFRSTLIPAISVPVAIIGTFFFLSLFGFTINLLTLFALVLAIGIVVDDAIVVVEAVHAKLDHGYTSAKKATIDAMEDITGAIISITLVMAAVFIPVSFIQGSSGVFYKQFGLTLAIAIILSAINALTLSPALCALFLKPHAEDHNKPKNFMQRFYTAFNASFDAMTNRYKRSVSFLARRKWIAGLGIVLFTIVLIWTMSTTPKGFVPNEDLGTVMSDISLPPATSQEQTALVIKKIDSIAHTIPEIKFSLTVVGRSMISGTGSSYGMVIGKLKPWDERQRDVKAIIAELFAKTASIKGARIIFFAPPTIQGFGTGGGFEFQLQDKTGGDINKFSNIANGFLAALAKRPEIQYASTSFNPNFPQYQIDVNVATVKQAGLSVSDVLAVLQGYYGGVYASNFNKFGKQYRVMYQADAQYRANEQTLNNIYVRNSGGQMAPISNFITLKKVYGPQAISRFNLFTSIAVTGNPNAGYSSGDALKAVQEEAAIHLPTGYGYEFSGLSREEMSSGSQTIFIFLLCVIFVYFLLCAQYESYILPLAVLISLPIGLAGVFIFDKIFKVDNNIYTQITLIMLVGLLAKNAILIVEFAVDRRRKGMSIVGAAISGATARLRPILMTSFAFILGLLPLMLSTGVGAAGNKSIGTGAVGGMLIGTLFGVFVIPALFIVFQSIQEKVSSKSPFDEGYGPRQEVIEFPEVDTREH; encoded by the coding sequence ATGTTTAAGAAATTTATAGAAAGACCGGTTTTATCAACGGTCATATCCATTATCATTGTTATACTGGGGATATTGGGTTTAATTACCCTGCCCGTATCACAATATCCTGAAATTGCACCGCCCACAGTGCAGGTTTCGGCTTCTTACCAGGGCGCCAATGCCGATGTGGTAATGAGTAGTGTGGTGGTACCGCTGGAAGAGCAGATCAACGGTGTGGAGGACATGACCTATATGACTTCCAGCGCCGGTAACGACGGGACAGCAACCATTACTGTAAACTTTAAGCTGGGCACTAACCCTGATCTGGCAGCGGTAAACGTACAGAACAGGGTGGCAAGGGCTACCAGTTTGCTACCCGCAGAGGTTACGCGTGCCGGTGTAATTACCGCAAAGAAACAAGCCAGTAACGTACTGATATTTGCTATTTATAGCGATAGCGCCTCTTATGATCAGAAGTTTTTGCAGAACTATGCCAATATCAATCTGATCCCCCAGATCAAACGGATCAACGGGGTTGGTGATGCTACAGCATTCGGATTGATGGATTACAGCATGCGCATCTGGCTGAAGCCGGAAGTAATGGCAACTTATGGACTGGTACCTAACGACATTAGTGTGGTACTTGCCGAGCAGAACATTGAAGCTGCTCCGGGCCAGTTTGGAGAGCAGGGCGACCAGTCGTTCCAGTATACTTTAAAATATTCCGGCCGTTTAAAAAATGAGACCGAGTTTAGCAATATCATTGTAAGAACTGCCCAAAACGGACAGGTTTTAAGGCTAAAAGATATCGCCCGTATCGAATTGGGTGCACAAAGTTATTCCAGTTCGGTAAAGTTTAATGGTAAACCGGCTTTAGGTATCGCCATTAACCAGACTGCGGGTTCCAATGCCAAAGAGGTAATTGAAGGGGCCATTAAGGTACTGGATGAATCGTCTGTCAATTTCCCTAAAGGCGTTCATTATACGGCGCTGATCAACGTAAACGACTTTCTGGACGCTTCTATCGAAAAAGTGATCCATACCCTGATTGAAGCATTTATCCTGGTTTTCCTTGTTGTATTTATTTTTCTTCAGGATTTCCGTTCTACCTTAATTCCGGCCATCAGTGTACCGGTAGCCATTATAGGTACCTTCTTTTTCCTGAGCTTATTTGGCTTTACCATTAACCTGCTTACGCTTTTTGCACTGGTGCTGGCCATCGGTATTGTGGTAGATGATGCTATTGTGGTGGTAGAAGCAGTCCATGCCAAGCTCGACCATGGCTATACCTCGGCAAAAAAGGCAACTATTGATGCGATGGAGGACATTACAGGTGCCATCATTTCCATTACCCTGGTTATGGCGGCAGTGTTCATCCCTGTAAGTTTTATACAAGGTTCATCAGGCGTATTTTACAAACAGTTTGGTTTAACCCTTGCCATTGCAATTATTCTTTCAGCCATCAATGCCCTAACGCTAAGCCCTGCACTTTGTGCTTTATTTTTAAAGCCACATGCAGAAGACCACAACAAGCCTAAAAACTTTATGCAGCGTTTTTACACCGCTTTTAATGCTTCTTTTGATGCCATGACCAACAGGTACAAAAGATCAGTGAGCTTTTTAGCGCGCAGAAAATGGATTGCAGGCCTGGGTATTGTATTGTTTACTATAGTGCTGATCTGGACAATGAGTACCACTCCAAAAGGCTTTGTACCCAACGAAGATCTGGGCACAGTGATGTCGGATATTTCTTTACCTCCGGCCACGTCACAGGAGCAAACAGCCCTGGTGATTAAAAAGATTGACAGCATAGCCCATACCATTCCTGAGATTAAATTTTCACTGACCGTAGTGGGCCGAAGTATGATCAGTGGTACGGGAAGTTCCTATGGAATGGTGATCGGAAAACTGAAACCCTGGGATGAACGCCAGCGGGATGTAAAAGCGATTATTGCAGAACTTTTTGCCAAAACAGCCAGTATAAAAGGAGCCAGGATCATTTTCTTTGCCCCCCCAACCATCCAGGGTTTTGGTACCGGTGGTGGTTTTGAGTTCCAGCTACAGGATAAAACCGGTGGCGATATCAATAAATTCAGTAATATTGCCAACGGCTTCCTGGCAGCTTTGGCCAAAAGGCCCGAGATCCAATATGCATCTACCTCATTTAACCCCAATTTCCCCCAGTACCAGATTGATGTAAATGTGGCTACGGTAAAACAGGCTGGCTTATCGGTAAGCGATGTGCTGGCCGTACTGCAAGGTTATTATGGTGGGGTATATGCTTCAAACTTTAACAAATTTGGAAAACAATACCGGGTAATGTACCAGGCAGATGCCCAGTACCGTGCAAATGAGCAGACACTGAACAATATTTACGTGAGAAACTCGGGTGGACAAATGGCGCCGATCAGCAATTTCATTACCTTAAAAAAGGTATACGGTCCTCAGGCCATCTCACGCTTTAACCTCTTCACTTCTATTGCCGTAACCGGAAACCCGAATGCGGGCTATAGCTCTGGCGATGCCCTGAAGGCAGTGCAGGAAGAAGCAGCGATACACCTGCCTACAGGTTATGGTTATGAATTTTCAGGTTTATCGCGTGAAGAAATGTCGAGCGGCAGTCAGACGATCTTTATCTTCCTGCTTTGCGTGATCTTTGTTTATTTCCTGCTATGTGCTCAATATGAGAGCTATATTTTACCCTTGGCAGTACTGATATCCCTTCCTATCGGTTTGGCAGGTGTATTCATCTTCGATAAGATCTTTAAAGTTGACAATAACATCTATACCCAGATTACACTGATCATGCTGGTGGGCTTGCTGGCCAAAAATGCCATTTTGATTGTTGAATTTGCAGTAGACCGGAGAAGAAAAGGAATGAGCATTGTAGGCGCGGCCATTAGCGGTGCCACCGCACGTTTACGTCCCATTTTGATGACCTCATTTGCTTTTATCCTTGGTCTGCTACCTTTAATGCTGTCGACCGGTGTAGGTGCTGCAGGTAATAAATCTATCGGTACAGGTGCAGTAGGTGGCATGCTTATCGGAACTTTATTTGGTGTATTTGTGATTCCTGCATTATTTATCGTTTTCCAGAGCATACAGGAAAAAGTGAGCAGCAAATCGCCTTTCGATGAAGGCTACGGTCCGAGGCAAGAGGTTATAGAATTTCCTGAAGTTGACACCCGTGAACATTAA
- a CDS encoding efflux RND transporter periplasmic adaptor subunit translates to MKTTIQSFYLLIPVLLIISSCGNSDQKKPGAAADQVQSYPVFTITTQSTDLETDYPATLEGIQNVDIRPKVDGFIEKIYVDEGATVKKGQLLFSINAPQYEQLVRTATAAISSAEADVNSAQLQVNKTKPLVDKDIISKYDLDAAQLTLQSRKAALAQARAELVNAKVNLGYTRITSPVDGVIGSIPFKTGSLVSSSSASPLTTVSNISRVYAYFSMNEKQLLEFSRHYKGTNLATKLKNIPAVSLVLADGTIYAENGKIESINGLINTSTGSASLRATFSNPATLLRSGASASVRIPQHLENIILIPQKVTTDLQGKKFVYVLDEKGNVKNTEVEVMELTKGNFYVVTKGLKTGDKVVLEGFQSLKDGTQIKPEEKSADSVFADLQNK, encoded by the coding sequence ATGAAAACTACAATCCAATCTTTTTATTTATTAATCCCTGTATTACTGATCATCAGTTCATGTGGCAACAGCGATCAGAAAAAACCCGGTGCAGCTGCTGACCAGGTACAGTCGTACCCGGTTTTTACCATAACAACACAATCTACCGACCTGGAAACAGATTACCCGGCTACACTTGAAGGGATTCAGAATGTAGACATCAGACCGAAGGTGGATGGTTTTATTGAAAAGATATATGTTGACGAAGGAGCTACCGTTAAAAAAGGCCAGCTGCTGTTCAGTATCAATGCACCACAATACGAACAATTGGTAAGAACAGCCACCGCTGCCATCAGCAGTGCCGAGGCCGATGTAAACAGTGCCCAGTTGCAGGTTAACAAGACCAAGCCCTTGGTAGATAAGGACATCATCAGCAAATACGATCTTGATGCCGCCCAGTTAACCCTGCAAAGCCGCAAGGCAGCCCTGGCACAAGCCAGAGCAGAACTGGTAAATGCCAAAGTAAATTTAGGCTATACCCGCATCACCAGTCCTGTTGACGGTGTAATAGGCAGCATTCCTTTTAAAACCGGAAGCCTGGTAAGTAGCAGTAGCGCAAGCCCTTTAACTACAGTATCCAACATTTCCAGGGTATATGCTTATTTCTCTATGAATGAAAAGCAACTGCTGGAGTTTTCGCGTCATTATAAAGGCACTAACCTTGCAACCAAATTAAAAAACATCCCTGCGGTATCATTGGTGTTGGCAGACGGCACAATTTATGCTGAAAACGGTAAGATAGAATCTATAAACGGCCTGATCAATACCAGCACGGGTTCGGCCAGTTTAAGGGCTACTTTTTCGAACCCGGCAACGCTTTTAAGGAGTGGTGCAAGTGCATCCGTGCGGATTCCGCAGCACCTGGAGAACATCATCCTTATTCCCCAAAAGGTTACGACCGACCTGCAGGGCAAAAAATTTGTGTATGTGCTGGATGAAAAGGGAAATGTAAAAAATACGGAAGTGGAGGTTATGGAGCTTACGAAAGGTAATTTTTATGTGGTTACCAAAGGCCTTAAGACCGGCGATAAAGTGGTACTTGAAGGCTTCCAGTCCCTGAAAGATGGTACACAGATCAAACCTGAAGAAAAAAGTGCAGATTCTGTCTTTGCTGATCTCCAAAACAAATAA
- a CDS encoding TetR/AcrR family transcriptional regulator yields MTAKDTGTEQLIKDTAKRLFFAEGKIHATTQEIADAAGVNRTLVNYYFRSRDALFDQVFNEAQEKVVKILDGVMESERPFKEKIANLIDVFLKEAMHFPYREIFIITQMNRNDVIDAKRARVKKVNAFLEEIQQEMDKGNIKKMNPRHFCMNLFSLMAYPLITAPLYKILYDMQDDEYNILMEERKQLIFEFIFP; encoded by the coding sequence ATGACCGCAAAAGATACCGGTACAGAACAATTAATTAAGGATACGGCCAAACGTCTGTTTTTTGCAGAAGGCAAAATACATGCAACCACACAGGAAATTGCAGATGCAGCTGGTGTAAATCGTACACTTGTTAATTATTATTTCAGATCAAGGGATGCGCTGTTCGACCAGGTATTCAATGAAGCACAGGAAAAAGTAGTAAAAATTCTTGACGGGGTGATGGAATCTGAACGGCCTTTCAAAGAAAAGATCGCAAACCTGATCGATGTATTTCTCAAAGAAGCCATGCACTTCCCCTACCGGGAAATCTTTATCATTACCCAAATGAACAGGAACGATGTGATCGATGCCAAGCGGGCACGTGTTAAAAAGGTAAACGCATTTCTGGAAGAAATTCAGCAGGAGATGGATAAGGGTAATATCAAAAAAATGAATCCAAGGCATTTTTGTATGAATCTTTTCTCGCTAATGGCCTACCCGCTGATTACCGCACCGCTCTATAAAATACTTTATGACATGCAGGATGATGAATACAACATCTTAATGGAAGAAAGAAAACAACTGATATTTGAATTTATATTTCCCTAA
- the cmk gene encoding (d)CMP kinase, with product MRKNLVIAIDGYSSCGKSTLAKALAKKLGFIYIDSGAMYRAVTLYFIRNKVDVKNPEAVTDALQHIELNFHSRDYQSHITLNGEEVSEEIRQMPVSEYVSEVSANKQVRKEMVRQQQRMGKSKNIVMDGRDIGTTVFEDAQVKFFMTADPKIRAERRYKELQSKGDTLTTLEEVFENLAHRDYADTTREESPLTRAEDAIVLDNTELTETEQLDFALNMVHQHLP from the coding sequence ATGAGAAAAAACCTCGTTATAGCCATTGATGGCTATTCATCCTGTGGAAAAAGCACCCTGGCAAAAGCTTTAGCTAAGAAACTGGGTTTTATCTATATTGACAGCGGTGCCATGTACCGCGCAGTAACCCTTTATTTTATCCGCAACAAGGTAGACGTAAAAAATCCTGAGGCGGTTACCGATGCCCTGCAACATATAGAACTGAACTTTCATTCCAGGGACTATCAGTCGCACATTACGCTTAACGGTGAAGAAGTATCTGAGGAGATCAGGCAAATGCCTGTTTCTGAATACGTGAGTGAAGTTTCGGCCAATAAGCAGGTACGGAAGGAAATGGTAAGGCAGCAACAACGTATGGGAAAATCGAAAAACATAGTAATGGACGGGCGTGACATAGGTACTACAGTATTTGAAGATGCCCAGGTTAAATTTTTTATGACCGCTGATCCAAAAATAAGGGCCGAACGCCGTTATAAGGAACTGCAGAGCAAGGGCGATACCTTAACCACACTGGAAGAAGTATTTGAGAACCTGGCCCACAGGGATTATGCCGATACCACAAGAGAAGAAAGTCCGCTTACCAGGGCTGAAGACGCGATTGTACTGGACAACACCGAGCTTACAGAAACAGAACAACTTGATTTTGCCCTGAACATGGTACACCAGCATCTCCCTTAA
- the arfB gene encoding alternative ribosome rescue aminoacyl-tRNA hydrolase ArfB, whose translation MIPVKEDILKAVTFKTSRSGGKGGQNVNKVSSKVELIFNIAEAPFFNEDEKALLSQRLAGRLDQEGNLHVVSQEDRSQLLNKEKTIAKLIVLLKSALHVQKKRKPTKIPRAVIRKRLADKQVVAEKKASRKRPAME comes from the coding sequence ATGATACCCGTTAAAGAAGATATACTCAAGGCTGTTACATTCAAAACTTCGCGTAGTGGAGGAAAGGGTGGGCAAAACGTGAATAAAGTTTCCAGTAAGGTTGAGCTGATATTTAACATTGCCGAAGCCCCCTTTTTTAATGAGGATGAAAAGGCTTTGTTAAGCCAAAGACTGGCCGGGCGTCTGGATCAGGAGGGTAACCTGCATGTGGTGTCACAGGAAGACCGTAGTCAGCTGCTCAATAAGGAAAAAACAATTGCCAAGCTGATTGTTCTTTTAAAATCGGCACTGCATGTTCAGAAAAAGCGAAAGCCTACTAAAATACCCAGGGCTGTAATCAGGAAAAGGCTGGCAGACAAACAAGTTGTTGCTGAAAAAAAAGCCTCCCGAAAACGTCCCGCTATGGAGTAG
- a CDS encoding lipid A deacylase LpxR family protein, with protein sequence MKYQFPALVILILLGTAACAQTYKNEFGFRSDNDSYLAQGSDRYYTNGLFIYFRHALNQEKLNDKLEKKTYEISAGQKMYNPMSGYAPDPARQDRPFAGYLYAGGALSWFRKNESILKISAEVGTTGPNSLAEDGQELLHDVVGFYALDGWQYQIKNAIALNLSAQYTKLLHRDSNNATDFSVEGYANAGTTFSGAGAGILFRAGGLNQLFNSAYTNAVIGHNPKTKGLVKREVFFYAKPQLNFVAYDATIQGSMFSNNDPVTFGVKPIVFAQQIGFNYSSQRFTFDFGMIFKTKEVKSTAKAHQYGSISMFYRFN encoded by the coding sequence ATGAAATACCAATTTCCGGCACTTGTTATATTGATCCTGTTGGGCACAGCTGCCTGTGCCCAAACTTATAAAAATGAGTTTGGCTTTCGCAGTGACAACGATTCTTACCTGGCACAGGGGTCAGACCGTTATTATACCAACGGTCTGTTTATTTATTTTCGCCATGCCCTTAACCAGGAAAAGCTGAACGATAAACTGGAGAAAAAGACTTACGAGATCTCGGCAGGTCAGAAAATGTACAACCCCATGTCTGGTTATGCCCCCGATCCAGCCAGACAGGACAGGCCTTTTGCCGGTTATTTATATGCGGGCGGGGCGCTGAGCTGGTTTCGCAAAAATGAAAGTATTTTAAAAATAAGTGCTGAAGTGGGTACTACAGGTCCGAATTCACTGGCCGAAGACGGACAGGAACTGTTACACGATGTAGTGGGTTTTTATGCGCTTGACGGCTGGCAGTACCAGATCAAAAATGCAATAGCCCTTAACCTCTCGGCCCAGTACACCAAATTGCTGCACCGGGACTCAAACAATGCAACAGATTTCTCTGTTGAGGGTTACGCAAATGCAGGAACAACATTTAGCGGGGCAGGTGCAGGTATTTTATTCAGGGCTGGCGGATTGAACCAACTGTTCAATTCGGCCTATACCAATGCTGTAATTGGCCATAACCCAAAAACCAAAGGGCTGGTAAAAAGAGAGGTTTTCTTTTATGCTAAACCACAGCTTAATTTTGTGGCTTACGATGCCACTATACAAGGCAGTATGTTCAGCAACAACGATCCGGTTACCTTCGGCGTAAAACCCATAGTATTTGCCCAGCAAATTGGCTTTAACTACAGTTCACAGCGCTTTACCTTTGATTTTGGGATGATCTTCAAAACCAAAGAAGTAAAAAGTACGGCAAAGGCCCATCAGTATGGGTCTATCAGTATGTTTTACAGGTTTAATTAG
- the lon gene encoding endopeptidase La has product MSKQDPFDFSNALPIINEDTEFFPLMSQQDEDEMNNEDTPEILPILPLRNTVLFPGVVIPITVGRDKSIKLIKEAYKGDRIIGVVSQRDVSIEDPTFEQLNSVGTVAHIIKMLQMPDGNTTVIIQGKQRFRLLEEVQSEPYIKVTISKFAETKHKSDKEFKALVASIKEMSAQIIQLSPNIPSEAGIALKNIESTSFLINFISSNMNADVTDKQKMLEMTNLRERAMMVMELLTLELQMLELKNQIQSKVRTDLDKQQRDYFLNQQLKTIQEELGGNSSDLEYEALESRAKKKKWDIHVKDHFNKELEKLGRMNPAAPDYSVQINYLELLLDLPWGEFTKDNFDLKRAQRVLDKDHFGLEKVKQRIIEYLAVLKLKRDMKAPIICLVGPPGVGKTSLGKSIAKALNRKYVRMALGGIKDEAEIRGHRKTYIGAMPGRIIQSIKKAGASNPVFVLDEIDKVGSDFRGDPSSALLEVLDPEQNSAFNDHYVETDYDLSNVLFIATANSLSSIHPALLDRMEIIEVNGYTIEEKIEIAKKYLLPKQKEQHGIKTKDITLKNNLIEKVIEDYTRESGVRGLEKKIGSLVRGVATKIAMEESYDPALSLDDVERILGAPLYDKDLYEGNEVAGVVTGLAWTQVGGDILFIEASLSPGKGKLTLTGNLGEVMKESAIIALAYLRAHAELFNIDYALFDQWDVHVHVPAGATPKDGPSAGITMLTALTSAFTQRKVKSNLAMTGEITLRGKVLPVGGIKEKILAAKRANIKDIILCKSNRKDILEIKESYIKDLNFHYVTEMKEVIDLALTKEKVRNPQNLTVKPK; this is encoded by the coding sequence ATGAGTAAACAAGATCCGTTCGATTTTAGCAATGCATTACCTATCATAAACGAAGACACTGAATTCTTTCCATTGATGTCCCAACAGGATGAAGATGAGATGAATAATGAGGATACCCCTGAAATTCTGCCTATACTTCCACTCCGGAACACGGTGCTTTTTCCGGGTGTGGTTATCCCCATTACTGTGGGCCGCGACAAATCTATCAAACTTATAAAGGAAGCCTACAAAGGTGACAGGATCATTGGCGTGGTCTCCCAGCGTGACGTTTCTATCGAAGACCCTACATTTGAGCAGTTGAACAGTGTAGGTACCGTTGCCCATATCATCAAAATGCTGCAAATGCCAGATGGCAACACTACGGTAATTATTCAGGGAAAACAACGTTTCCGCTTACTGGAAGAGGTACAATCTGAGCCTTATATTAAAGTTACCATCAGCAAATTTGCCGAGACCAAGCACAAATCCGATAAAGAATTTAAAGCATTGGTGGCCTCTATCAAGGAAATGTCTGCCCAGATCATCCAGCTATCGCCTAATATTCCAAGCGAGGCCGGAATTGCATTAAAAAACATAGAAAGCACCTCTTTTTTAATCAACTTCATCTCTTCTAACATGAATGCAGATGTAACTGATAAACAAAAGATGCTGGAAATGACAAACCTGCGCGAACGTGCCATGATGGTAATGGAGCTGCTTACCCTGGAACTTCAGATGCTGGAACTTAAAAACCAGATCCAGTCGAAAGTACGTACCGACCTCGACAAGCAGCAAAGGGATTATTTCCTGAACCAACAGTTAAAAACCATTCAGGAAGAACTGGGAGGCAACTCTTCCGACCTGGAATACGAAGCGCTGGAAAGCCGCGCAAAAAAGAAAAAATGGGACATTCATGTTAAAGACCATTTTAACAAAGAACTGGAAAAACTGGGCAGAATGAACCCTGCTGCCCCCGATTATTCTGTTCAGATCAATTACCTGGAACTGTTGCTTGACCTGCCATGGGGCGAGTTTACCAAAGATAATTTCGACCTTAAACGTGCACAGCGTGTACTCGACAAAGACCACTTCGGACTGGAAAAGGTGAAGCAGCGCATTATAGAATATTTAGCAGTATTGAAGCTAAAACGTGACATGAAGGCCCCGATTATTTGTCTGGTTGGCCCTCCGGGAGTAGGTAAAACCTCGCTGGGAAAATCAATTGCCAAAGCGTTGAACCGTAAATATGTGCGTATGGCCTTAGGAGGTATCAAGGATGAGGCTGAAATCCGTGGTCATAGAAAAACTTATATAGGGGCCATGCCGGGCCGTATTATACAGTCGATCAAAAAGGCAGGTGCATCTAACCCAGTATTTGTATTGGATGAGATTGATAAAGTGGGCTCAGACTTCAGGGGCGACCCTTCTTCTGCCCTGCTTGAGGTATTGGACCCGGAACAGAACAGTGCTTTTAACGACCATTATGTAGAAACAGATTATGACCTGTCCAATGTCCTGTTTATTGCAACGGCCAATTCACTCAGTTCCATCCATCCGGCACTGTTAGACCGTATGGAGATCATTGAAGTAAACGGTTATACCATTGAAGAAAAGATAGAGATTGCCAAAAAATATCTTTTACCTAAGCAAAAAGAGCAACATGGCATAAAAACAAAAGATATTACCTTAAAAAATAATTTAATTGAAAAGGTGATTGAAGACTATACCAGGGAATCTGGTGTAAGGGGACTCGAGAAAAAGATCGGCTCACTGGTACGCGGTGTGGCCACCAAAATTGCTATGGAGGAAAGCTATGATCCGGCACTTAGCCTGGATGATGTAGAGCGCATTTTAGGTGCCCCCCTTTATGATAAAGACTTATACGAAGGCAATGAAGTAGCGGGTGTGGTAACCGGTTTGGCCTGGACACAGGTAGGTGGCGACATTCTGTTCATTGAAGCCAGCTTAAGCCCTGGTAAGGGCAAACTGACCCTTACAGGTAACCTGGGCGAGGTAATGAAAGAATCAGCTATTATTGCCTTAGCCTATTTACGTGCCCATGCCGAATTGTTTAACATAGATTATGCCCTGTTTGATCAATGGGATGTGCATGTGCATGTTCCGGCAGGTGCAACACCTAAAGATGGCCCGTCGGCAGGGATAACCATGCTAACAGCACTTACATCGGCCTTTACCCAGCGTAAAGTAAAATCTAACCTGGCAATGACTGGCGAGATTACCCTTAGGGGAAAAGTTTTACCTGTTGGTGGTATCAAAGAAAAGATCCTTGCGGCAAAACGTGCCAATATCAAAGACATTATTTTATGTAAGTCGAACCGTAAGGACATTCTGGAAATTAAAGAAAGCTATATCAAAGACCTGAATTTCCATTATGTTACAGAAATGAAGGAAGTGATAGACCTGGCCTTAACTAAAGAAAAAGTAAGGAACCCGCAAAATTTAACTGTAAAGCCCAAATGA
- a CDS encoding tetratricopeptide repeat protein: MNYFKQTILLLFVFSAGTTLAQNSGYDKLGMQAMMKGDYKVAVNQLEKADAKSPNNAAVLKMLGYSYFQCGDFENSIKTYSNLITLKPSDYSAYYYRGKARQNVANDPKESLNNLRENFYLAAIKDFGKAIEINGEEDPQLLQNRALAYKDYAIYKSYKIKTKAEKAACIALFNNSIADFQKVLLVQPQRKDILSLIDYVKAQVASLK, from the coding sequence ATGAACTATTTCAAGCAAACAATCTTATTGTTATTTGTTTTTTCTGCAGGTACCACTTTAGCGCAAAACAGCGGATACGACAAACTGGGTATGCAGGCAATGATGAAGGGCGATTATAAGGTAGCCGTTAACCAGCTGGAGAAAGCGGATGCGAAAAGCCCAAACAATGCAGCTGTGCTGAAAATGTTGGGATATTCTTATTTTCAATGTGGGGATTTTGAAAACTCTATTAAAACCTATAGCAATCTGATTACGCTGAAACCTTCGGATTACTCTGCTTATTATTACAGGGGCAAGGCCAGACAAAATGTAGCCAACGATCCTAAGGAATCTTTAAATAACTTAAGAGAGAACTTTTATCTGGCGGCAATTAAAGATTTTGGCAAAGCCATAGAGATCAATGGGGAAGAAGATCCTCAATTGCTCCAGAACAGGGCATTGGCCTACAAGGACTACGCCATCTACAAATCGTATAAGATTAAAACAAAAGCCGAAAAAGCGGCCTGTATTGCCCTTTTTAACAATTCTATTGCCGATTTTCAAAAGGTTTTATTGGTTCAGCCGCAAAGAAAGGACATACTTTCTTTAATCGATTATGTAAAAGCCCAGGTGGCCAGTTTAAAATAG